GCTCCGCTGGAAAGATCGTTGAAGGATGATTGCACTTTATCATATCCAGCGGTTCATTCAATAATTTTTCAATACCTTTAGTACTTTTTCGACAGCTTCAACGTCCAACTTTGAATGAAAGGCAAAAAGAAAAAGATTAACCGCTAAGACGCGAAGAACGCAAAGAAATTCAAAAGCTATTTGTTGTTAAAAAAACTCAGCGTTCTTGGCGTCTTTGCGGTGAAATAGTTTTTGGAGAAATTTTTGGATCGAAAAATAGAAAAAAAGTGGCTCCCCCTGAAAAAGGTTATCCCGATTATCATGATATGCCTCCTTATCATTTTTCTGGGCTTTCAGGTAATATCTCGATCAGGCACAACAAGGCTCAGGGTTGATCCAAGCAGGATTACCATGTCAGAGGTAAAGTATGGGGAGTTCCAGGAGTATTATCCATTTGATGGTACAGTAATCCCTTTAACCTCAGTATATCTTGATGTGGAGCAGGGAGGCCGTGTAGAAGAGATTTTTGTAGAGGGGGGTAAACCCATTCAAAAGGGTGACCTTATATTGCGGTTTTCCAATACAACCCTTCAGACGAATCTCATAAACACTGAGAACAGCCTGCTTGAAAACCTGGATCGGCAGCGAAACACCCAGCTTCAACTTGCAAAGGATAAACTTACCAGAAAGGAAGCGCTGCTGAACCTCACCTATGAGACCATTAAGCTGGAAAAGCAGTACAAACGCTATAGTGTCCTGAATGTGGAAAAAATAGGTATCTCAGAAGAGGATTATGAGACCCTTTCTGATCAGCTCGAATATAAAAAGGCACAAATGGAGTTTCAGAAAGAGCGTAATAAACAGGAGGATCTTATCGGTGATGAACAACTGGCACAGGCTAAAAAGGCCATAGAGCGTATAAACCTGAGTCTTGATCTCCTTACAAAACAGATAGAAAGCCTGAATGTAAAGGCCCCAATATCCGGGTATCTTTCAAGCATTAGCGCTGAGATCGGGCAAAATATTATCCCTGGCCAGCGCATAGGCCAGATAGATATCCTTGATAAATTTAAGATCAGGGCAGGGGTGGATCAGTATTATAATTCGAAAGTGACAGTAGGGGTAAAAGGCAGGTTTACCCTTGATAATAAAAGTTATGGGGTAGAAGTGACAAAGATATATCCCGAAGTAATAAATAATCTGTTTACAGTAGATATGGCCTTTTCAGGTGAAGTCCCGGATGGCATCAAACGTGGACAAACCCTTACAGTGGAATTAAGCTTCGGTGAACCTGGGCAAAGTCTTATGGTTAATAAGGGAGGTTTTTATCAGCAGACAGGCGGCCGCTGGGTATACATGATATCCGGGGATGGGAGATCAGCCTATAGAGCGGATATTCGCCTTGGCCGCCAGAACCCGCGGTATTTTGAGGTTTTAGAAGGATTAAAAGCAGGGGATATGGTAATTACGTCAGGTTATGATACGTTCAAGGAAGCGGATGAGTTGGTGTTTGAGGATGCGGTAAAACTAAAAGAATGAACGTTCAACATTCAACATCGAACGCCCAACTTTGAATGAAAGGCATAAAAGAAAGGGTTCAAGGAGTCAAGGGTTCGAGGGGTCGAGGGAAAATATAAAGGCAAAGACTGGATTCCGGATCAGGTCCGGAATGACAGACTAAAACATAAATGCCTAATCGTCATTCCCCGGCTTGACCGGGGAATCCAGAGTCTTTAATAAATTATTGGACGTTGAAAGTTGAAAGTTTCCCGCTGTAGCGGGATTGGAAGTTCATATTTATATATAGGAGTTTCCCATGTTTCTAAGCTTCATAAAGATTACACTTCGCATACTTTATCGTGAAAAGGTATATGCAATTATTAATATTGCAGGGCTTTCCATAGCCATTGCATGTTGTCTAATCCTGGGGATGTGGCTTCGCAGTGAACTTACATATGACCAGCATCATAAAAATCACAGACAAATTTACAGGGTGGAAAGTGATTATGTGTTTGATGGCAGCTCAACCCGAACAGCAGTGACCTCACGGTACCTGGGCCCTATGCTTGCCGAAGAATACCCTGAGGTCAGAGGATTTGTGAGATTTAGAAAGTTTCCCGGTTTTAAACTTTTAATGCGTCATGAAGAAAAGGCATATTTCTGGGGAACTGTTTTTGTTGCCAGCGACAATGTATTTGATGCCTTTACTCATAATATTATCTATGGCGATCCAAAGACCGCCCTTGTAGATCCTGCTTCTATGGCGGTGAGTGAAACATTTTCCAGAATGTATTTCGGAGATACTAATCCCATAGGAAAAACAATTGAAAGTAATGGGAAGATAAGAAAAATTACGCTAGTTTTTGCCGATCTGCCGGAAAACTCTCACCTGAGGTATGATGCACTTTTTTCATTTAACGATAAGGAATTTGCCGGAGATGACACTGTTACTGCCCGTCAAAATGGATTATGGAATCCAAATGACTATACTTATTTATTAATGTCCGAAGATTATAATATTCGTGATTTCAAATCTATATCAGATGCCTT
The sequence above is drawn from the Desulfatiglans sp. genome and encodes:
- a CDS encoding HlyD family efflux transporter periplasmic adaptor subunit, coding for MDRKIEKKWLPLKKVIPIIMICLLIIFLGFQVISRSGTTRLRVDPSRITMSEVKYGEFQEYYPFDGTVIPLTSVYLDVEQGGRVEEIFVEGGKPIQKGDLILRFSNTTLQTNLINTENSLLENLDRQRNTQLQLAKDKLTRKEALLNLTYETIKLEKQYKRYSVLNVEKIGISEEDYETLSDQLEYKKAQMEFQKERNKQEDLIGDEQLAQAKKAIERINLSLDLLTKQIESLNVKAPISGYLSSISAEIGQNIIPGQRIGQIDILDKFKIRAGVDQYYNSKVTVGVKGRFTLDNKSYGVEVTKIYPEVINNLFTVDMAFSGEVPDGIKRGQTLTVELSFGEPGQSLMVNKGGFYQQTGGRWVYMISGDGRSAYRADIRLGRQNPRYFEVLEGLKAGDMVITSGYDTFKEADELVFEDAVKLKE